A single region of the Triticum dicoccoides isolate Atlit2015 ecotype Zavitan chromosome 2B, WEW_v2.0, whole genome shotgun sequence genome encodes:
- the LOC119365987 gene encoding putative glucose-6-phosphate 1-epimerase, translated as MSSSGAGEEGAAAPQGPLPVEHRKGANGLDKVVLREARRISAEVYLYGGHVTSWKDEHGEELLFVSNKAIFKPPKAIRGGIPICFPQFSNFGHLEAHGFARNKIWAVDTDPPPFPVPISSRAYIDLILKPTDEDLKIWPHSFEYRLRVALGPGGDLMLTSRIRNTNADGKPFSFTFAYHTYFSISDISEIRVEGLETLDYLDNLQDRARFTEQGDAIVFESELDRIYLGTPSKIAIIDHEKKRTFVVRKGGLPDAVVWNPWDKKAKAMADFGDDEYKRMVCVEAAAIEKAITLKPGEEWTGKLELSAVPSSYYSGQLDPDRVIQDSVVPEDSVS; from the exons ATGTCGTCGTCGGGGGCCGGCGAGGAGGGCGCCGCCGCGCCGCAGGGGCCGCTACCCGTGGAGCACCGGAAGGGCGCCAACGGGCTCGACAAGGTCGTCCTCCGCGAGGCCCGGCGCATCTCCGCCGAG GTGTACCTGTATGGTGGCCATGTAACATCATGGAAAGATGAGCATGGGGAGGAGCTGCTTTTCGTTAGTAATAAG GCTATTTTCAAACCTCCAAAAGCTATACGTGGAGGTATACCAATCTGCTTTCCTCAG TTTTCCAACTTCGGACATCTGGAAGCTCATGGATTTGCAAGGAACAAGATCTGGGCTGTTGACACTGATCCACCACCATTTCCAGTACCAATCTCTAGTAGAGCTTACATCGATTTAATTCTTAAACCTACTGATGAAGACTTAAAGATCTGGCCACATAG TTTTGAGTACCGTCTGAGGGTTGCACTTGGACCTGGTGGAGATCTGATGCTGACTTCACGTATAAGGAATACCAATGCAGATGGAAAGCCATTCTCTTTTACCTTTGCATATCACACGTACTTCTCAATTTCTGATATAAG TGAGATACGAGTAGAAGGCCTGGAAACTCTGGATTACCTAGACAACTTACAAGATAGGGCCCGCTTCACTGAACAAGGCGATGCTATTGTTTTTGAATCTGAG TTGGACAGAATATATCTGGGCACACCGTCAAAAATTGCCATTATTGATCATGAGAAGAAAAGAACATTTGTTGTGAGGAAAGGAGGCCTTCCAGATGCTG TTGTTTGGAATCCATGGGACAAAAAAGCTAAGGCAATGGCAGATTTTGGGGATGACGAATATAAACGCATGGTATGTGTGGAAGCAGCTGCTATAGAAAAGGCGATTACTCTGAAGCCTGGCGAGGAGTGGACTGGAAAATTGGAACTATCTGCAGTTCCGTCTAGTTATTACAGTGGTCAATTGGACCCAGATCGTGTTATTCAGGATTCAGTTGTTCCGGAGGATTCAGTCAGCTAG